The window CTTCAAATTCCAAGGgcttttttgaaattttagtcaTTAATTACGCTTTCCGCCACTCCCTTACTTTCtccctttataatatatacacatatggaatttctttttaatttccacCAAAGTTTTGAGTAATTTTACACATTTTGCCACTTCTCTctctaataaatatttttgtttttttctttcgaatATTTCCAGCTGGATTTATAAAAGTCATTAATATGTCCCTTCCATTTAatcttacatatatatatacacacacacacacccccAAACGAATACAgactttatttcatttgatgTATGCTTATTTatacccaaaaagaaaaattaaattaaatacaatttaagataatataagataagagagagagagagagagagagagagaggtctTGATTAGTTTCTTGTTAGGCTTTTCACTTAATCCGAATTTAATCATTATGTATTTgactaaactatatatttttatttaagtttttatcCAAGTTAATGCTATTAAagacaaataaattttgaagatgGGTTCATAccttataatttattaatctaaGTGGTCCCACAGCTCATaatactttcaaatatattgaaattcaaattaaggctttaactttctttaaaaataataaaagaaaacaaagaaaaatgaaggcaAGAAAGCTACATTTTATCCGtattaaaattgaatccaCTTCAATTAAGTTAAAGACTCTATTAcgtttaagaaacaaatatattcGAAAACTATTCTAATTTTTGGTTCTCAAAATTTAAGGAAGGTTTCTAATAATTGGAAAAAGTATGCTATATAAAGGAAGTATACTAAAGTTGATATTGAGATATTTGTAATGTAATGAgtaattgatatttgaaagatGGTTAACCGAAATTGGCGGTGGGGGAATACGTAGAATTATGGGATAATTTAGGGGttggttttagttttagaattaaatatatttttcctttcaaagaAAAGTCTTAAGAGAAGGACACGTGTCTTTGCAGATTTCGTGTACAACAAGACTGGATCACTTCACAAATATTCCTCAACGGTGTAACCAATTTGACGGTAGTGGCAAATGTAGTAATTTAACACCATATTATGGGGGAAAtgttaacaaatatatttatttaagtgaaaataataataataataacaataatgaattaattgaattaattgaatattgaggaatttccctttctcAAATCCGTATGAAACAAACGTCCTCCTCCACTCGATAGACTCAAAAGACTGTTTTTTCAATCGCAGATTTTCACTCTCTCACTCTACAACCCACTTCGTCAtcatcctctctctctctctctctaaatacACACTTAtttggtggtggtggtgtGGTGGTGTTGGTGGTGGTGGTTCTGTTTCTGTTTCCTCTCTGATCCGCCATGGCTGAAGTTACCAAGTACCAGCCCATCAATGGCGGAAATCTGGTATCAGATGTCAAGAGTCTTTTCTCCATTCTCAAAACCAAGAGAACTATGGCTTTTGCTTATGGCTTTATGTTTGCTTTCGTTGTTTTCACTGCTTTTTTGGCTTTtaacccttcttcttcttcattttctccctACTTCTCTAATATTTTCACTGGGAGTAACTTCGTTGGCTCTAATTCTTCTAATGGGGGTTCTGGATCTCAATAcccttcttttatttcttacttttttcccAATAGTTCGCTTCAGCAGAGTAGTTCAGTGATCCCTCCACCGGTGCCGGAGTTTAGTTCGTCTAGATCTAGTAATGTCACGACTCAGCCCCAGCCCCAGCCGCCAACTGTTGAGAAAGAGCCGCCGCGTGTGAAGAACCGTACGGAAGAATCGGTACCGGAAAACAAACCAACGGCCGGAAATCAGACACGGGATTCTGATGTTTCGCCTCCGATTGAAACTCAACCGCCGGTGGAAACTTTGAAGAATGATACTCAAACTACACCGGTTACTGAAGTTACGCGCTCGAATCAAACTGAATCGCGAAATGCTCCTCCGGTGGTGGATGATCAGGTTAAGAGTTCGGGGATGAAACCGATGCCGTTGAATAATGGAAGTTCTAGGGCAGTGGAGAAAAATGTACCGACGAATTTCACGGCTCCGTTGGCGAGTAAGCAAAAGGGTGAGACGAATTCAGATTCCGGTGAATCGGTGAACCAGAAGGATTGGGTTGAGTCTTTGAAGAATTGTGATTTTTTCGATGGAGAGTGGGTACTGGATGATTCTTATCCACTCTATAAACCTGGTTCTTGTTTGCTAATTGACGAACAGTTCAATTGCCATTTGAATGGCAGGCCTGATAAGAATTATGAGAAATTTAGATGGAAGCCCAAGAAATGCGATCTTCCAAGGTATGATCAGAAATTTTTGCATGATCTATTGATGGATGGAAATTTTCTGacttaatttggtttttttcatttcaagttTTGCGTAACTTTTACTGAATTGTAGAATTGTGCTACCTGCAATTTCTTgcccctttttctcttttgacc of the Cucumis sativus cultivar 9930 chromosome 3, Cucumber_9930_V3, whole genome shotgun sequence genome contains:
- the LOC101220024 gene encoding protein trichome birefringence; amino-acid sequence: MAEVTKYQPINGGNLVSDVKSLFSILKTKRTMAFAYGFMFAFVVFTAFLAFNPSSSSFSPYFSNIFTGSNFVGSNSSNGGSGSQYPSFISYFFPNSSLQQSSSVIPPPVPEFSSSRSSNVTTQPQPQPPTVEKEPPRVKNRTEESVPENKPTAGNQTRDSDVSPPIETQPPVETLKNDTQTTPVTEVTRSNQTESRNAPPVVDDQVKSSGMKPMPLNNGSSRAVEKNVPTNFTAPLASKQKGETNSDSGESVNQKDWVESLKNCDFFDGEWVLDDSYPLYKPGSCLLIDEQFNCHLNGRPDKNYEKFRWKPKKCDLPRLDGGRMLDLLKGKRLVFVGDSLNRNMWESLVCILRNSVKDQRNVFEAHGKQVFRGEAAYSFIFKDYNFTVEFFVSPFLVREWEMPDKNGKKKETLRLDLVGKSSDQYKEADVIVFNTGHWWTHEKTSLGKDYYQEGSHVYEELNVLEAFRKAITTWARWVDKNINPMKSIVFFRGYSASHFSGGQWNSGGQCDSENQPIKNETYLRHYPPKMVVLEKILKGMKTHVTYLNITKMTDFRKDGHPSIYRKQKLTEEERKSPLRFQDCSHWCLPGVPDAWNEILYAELLMKQQQQKRT